A window of Bradyrhizobium sp. AZCC 1610 contains these coding sequences:
- a CDS encoding aromatic-ring-hydroxylating dioxygenase subunit beta — MPSVIEEPVAQSSGDRYREAADLIAAYGHAMDDGEIDLWPQFFVPNGLYLITTKENHEAGLPIGIMRCVGRGMMIDRVRAFHTANIFEPHTYNHIIGYPTMSYDKATGCVTSRSNFQVIRIMETGRMDLYATGKYLDVIQEEGGSFKFKERVVVLDSRNVDILLVVPL; from the coding sequence ATGCCCAGCGTAATCGAAGAGCCGGTCGCGCAATCCAGTGGCGATCGATACCGCGAAGCAGCGGACCTGATTGCCGCCTATGGCCATGCAATGGACGATGGGGAGATCGATCTTTGGCCGCAGTTCTTCGTGCCGAATGGCTTGTATCTCATCACGACCAAGGAAAATCACGAGGCTGGCCTGCCTATCGGTATCATGCGGTGTGTCGGTCGTGGAATGATGATTGATCGGGTCAGGGCTTTCCATACCGCCAATATTTTCGAACCGCATACCTACAACCACATCATCGGCTATCCCACCATGTCGTATGACAAGGCGACCGGTTGCGTGACTTCGCGTTCCAACTTTCAGGTCATTCGCATCATGGAGACCGGCCGGATGGATCTGTATGCCACCGGAAAGTATCTCGATGTGATTCAAGAGGAGGGCGGTTCCTTCAAGTTCAAGGAGCGTGTCGTCGTCCTGGATTCTCGAAATGTCGATATCCTGCTCGTTGTCCCGCTCTAA
- a CDS encoding aromatic ring-hydroxylating oxygenase subunit alpha codes for MLTTPLPSSASAGALDFKWPAEGVARAPYRLFTDPEIYKLEQERVFRGRSWNYLCLDVEIPKAGDYRTTVIGETPIIVTRDHEGEVHAMVNRCAHKGALVCLKKQDNVASLTCVYHAWNYGLDGQLKGVAFRNGIRGQGGMPSDFDVAKHRLQPIRIENFCGIIFGTFSNEVEDVETYLGPDMAQFIKRNLDRPLRVLGTHSQTIHNNWKLYAENLRDSYHATLLHTFYTTFKVNRLDMDGGIILSDEKWHHLSFACRAKLQEAAEYSEAKVHSANYESALEGPGLLEAWEEFDDGITHSIQTVFPNMCIQFTLNSLAIRFFAPKGVDKTELFWVYLGYDRDTEEQSQMRIMQSNLTGAAGLVSLEDGCINEFVQRGTRNDPECSSFMEMGGRVAESEKNSRATETAVRGFWQGYRGIMGF; via the coding sequence ATGCTTACGACACCGCTTCCGAGTTCTGCCTCTGCCGGGGCACTGGATTTCAAATGGCCCGCCGAAGGCGTCGCGCGTGCGCCCTATCGTCTCTTTACCGATCCGGAAATCTACAAGCTGGAGCAGGAGCGGGTTTTCAGGGGGCGTTCCTGGAATTATCTTTGTCTCGACGTCGAAATCCCGAAGGCGGGCGACTATCGCACAACGGTGATCGGCGAAACGCCAATCATCGTGACCAGGGACCATGAGGGCGAGGTCCATGCGATGGTCAACCGCTGCGCTCACAAGGGCGCGCTGGTGTGCCTCAAGAAGCAGGACAATGTCGCGAGCCTTACCTGCGTCTATCATGCCTGGAATTACGGCCTCGACGGACAATTAAAGGGCGTCGCGTTTCGTAACGGGATACGCGGACAGGGTGGGATGCCAAGCGATTTCGACGTCGCCAAGCATCGCCTTCAACCGATCCGCATCGAAAATTTCTGCGGAATTATCTTCGGAACATTTTCCAACGAGGTCGAGGACGTCGAAACCTATCTGGGTCCCGACATGGCGCAGTTCATCAAGAGAAATCTTGATCGCCCGCTTCGTGTCCTCGGCACGCACAGCCAGACTATTCACAATAACTGGAAGCTATATGCCGAAAATCTGCGCGACTCATATCACGCAACCCTGCTCCACACCTTCTATACGACCTTCAAGGTAAATCGCCTGGATATGGACGGCGGGATCATCCTGTCCGATGAGAAGTGGCACCATTTGAGCTTCGCGTGCCGCGCCAAGCTGCAAGAAGCCGCCGAGTATTCCGAGGCCAAGGTCCATTCGGCCAACTACGAATCCGCTCTCGAGGGGCCGGGGTTACTGGAGGCCTGGGAGGAATTCGACGACGGCATCACCCACAGCATCCAGACCGTTTTTCCCAACATGTGCATTCAGTTCACACTGAATTCGCTCGCCATCCGTTTTTTTGCGCCGAAGGGAGTCGACAAGACCGAGCTGTTCTGGGTTTACCTCGGCTATGATCGCGACACCGAGGAACAATCGCAAATGCGTATCATGCAGAGCAATCTGACGGGTGCGGCAGGTCTGGTCTCGCTGGAGGATGGTTGTATCAACGAATTCGTCCAGCGCGGCACCCGCAACGATCCGGAATGCTCATCTTTCATGGAAATGGGGGGGCGGGTCGCCGAATCCGAGAAGAACTCTCGTGCGACGGAGACTGCCGTCCGCGGTTTCTGGCAGGGTTACCGCGGCATCATGGGATTCTGA